A segment of the Thermoplasmata archaeon genome:
GCGACTTCATTGCCCTTACAAGACTTTCGTGGCTCTCCTCCAAGGTAATGTAGAGGCCGGGCTCGCCGTACTTTTCAACCCCCTCGTATATGAAGTGAATGCAAAACAGGCTCCTTCCGCTTCCGGGCGGTCCGCTAACCAAATTGACGGTCTCAACGGGAAATCCCCCATTGAGAAGGGCGTCGAGGCCCTCTACTCCCGTCGGAACTCTGCCCTCCGCCATCATTTCACCACCTTCTTCACCTTCTTGAGCCTCCGTGGGCCATTGGGAGCAGAATCGGTAGGCCTCCTCGCACCCTCCCCACCCCCTTTCTCCTCCGCGCCTCTCCCCTCCCTGCCCTCCGCCCTCTCCGCTCCCTCAGTTGTCTCCCCCCCGGGACCCGTCTCTGGAGCCTCCCCGCTGTCAGGCTCGGCCTCGCGCCTCCGCTTCATCTGGATGTTGAGCGCCTTGAGCCTCTGGAAAACGCCCTCCGCGGTGATGGTCCCCGAGTTCAGGTAGTCCTCGAGGATGCTGACGTCGTGCCCCTCTCTCTTCCATTGCTCCAGTCTCTCGCGAAGCTCAACGATTTTCTCAGGGTCGAGGCTCGCCTCTCGCCTCGTTACCTGAGGACCTTCCACTAGGGCCTCATCAATCAGGTGTCTCCCGCATTCCATGTCCTCTCGGTCTTCCGTGCCCACCTCCTTTCTCGCCCCTCGTCGGCTCTCCTCCCTCCTCAGCCACTCCTCAAGGGCCGGAAGGGCGTCGAGGTCCCTCAGCCGGCTGAGGATTGGAACGGAGGTCGGGTCGATTCCCATTTTCGCCGCCATCCGCTCGACGTTCTTCAGCCTCTCTATGCACGCCTCTACCTTCTTACACTCTTCAGCGAGCCGGTCGAAGGGGAGGTCCAAGAGCTCTTCCATGCGCTGGCCATGGTAGCCCTCCGATATCCACGCGGCGACTTTGTCGGCGAGGAACTCCCTCTCCTTCCTCGCCTCCTCCCTCCTCCGGAGTTCGGCCTGGTGGCGCTCCCTTATTCTTTCCCTCAGCGCGGCGACGGCTTTCTCGGCTTGGTCGAGCGTTTCGGGGTTTCTGGCGAGACGCCTCACATTATCAACTTCTTCCCGGAACTCTGGGCTGTCAAAATGGTCCAGAATTCTCTCAATGTCGCGTCCCCTCTCGAGCTTCACCCTGAACGCCATGACGGCCTTCCGGAGCTCCTCTATCCTCGCGCCCGCGAGAGCCTCTAGGTGCTCGACATTGTGCCCGGCCTGCCTCCAGGCCTCAATCTGCTCGACCATCGCGATTCTCTGGAGCTCCTCGGCATCCCTTAGCTCCCTCTCTCTTCTCTCCCTGCGCGCTATTTTCTCGCGCAGCTCTGCGATCTCCCTTTGGGCCTCCGGCAGCTCGGAGATGTCTCGCAGCATCTCCCGAATTCTGTTCACCTGCTCTCTGAAGCCGGGGCGGTCCAGCGCCTCCAACTCCTTCCTCAGTGTTCGAGCGGTGCTTACGGCCTCCTCGAACTTTCTGAAGGCCGCCCCGATTTCCTCAACGCTCTTCCCGAGGCTCTCCTCCAGCGGCTCGACATGGAAGCCCTCGTCGAGCCAGCCCGTCATCTTCACCATCAGCTCCTGCTTGAGCCTCCTCCTCTCCTCTTGCGCCCTGACCGCCTCCGCTCTCCTCTTCCCTATGTTCAGCTCGAGCTCGGAGAGCCTGTCCCTGGCCTCCCCCACCCTCTCCGTGTCCTTCAGCATCGCTTCTATGGCACGCGCCTCCTCCTCGAACCCGCTCGTGTCTATTGACCTGAGCTCCTCCTCCAGCTCCTTAAGCTTCTGTACTTTGATTTTGAATATCAGGAACTCTTTTTTGGCGGTTTCTATGTCGCCCTCAATAACACCCTCGAGCGTGGAGACATCGTACCCCTGGGACCGCCACTCCTCCATTCTCTTGCGGAGCTCCGCCCTCCTCCTTTTAACGCTCATTTTCTGGGTGACTAGTTGTCTAAGCCTCTCCACCCCCGCCTCCGCCTCGCTGAGTCTGTTCAAGTCGAATGTGGCCCTCTCAACCCTTTCCGCCTCCTCCCTCAGCTCGGAAGTGTCCATCGCCCGAATCTCGCCTTGTAGCTCTTGGGCTCTCTGAATTCGCATCCCCAGGACGGCCATCTCCTTCCGAAGCACCTCAATGTCCCCATCCCTGAAGGGGTCCAGGGCTGAGACGTCGAACCCCATGCGTCTCCATTCCTCAAGCTTTTCCACGAGCTCGCGCCTCCTCCTCCTCTCCTCCTCCGCTTTTCTCTGCCTCTCCTCTTCCGCCCTCCTTATCTTCTCCCGCAGCTCGCTCACGCGGGCCTCGACCTCGTCCTGTTTGGAGATGTCCCAGGACATCTCTTTGAGCTGCTCGACCTCTGCCTCGAACCCGGTCGCATCGAGCTCCTCCAAGCTCTTTCTTAGCGCCTCGAGCTTTCGGAGGGCGCTCTCGACCCTCCTGAACTCCTCCTTGACGCTCTCTATGTCGCCGGCCGTCACTTTGTCCAGCCACCCCTCGATGCCGTATCGGTATCCCTCCTCCACCCATCCTAGTAGCTTTTCCACAATCCTCTGTTTCTCCTTTTTCTCCTCCTCCTTGATGCGCAAGAGCTCCTCCTTCTTGGCCTCGAGGCGGCTCCTCACGGCGATTATGCCCGCCTCGACTTCTGCAATCGTAGCCACGTCGATTGTTCTGGTTTTCGCAAGAAGCTTCTCCACCGTCTCTTCAACGCCTTCGCGCGGGAGGGCCCTAAGCTCCGCCTCGAGGTCCTGCATCCTCCGGAGCTGAATTCGGAACATCACCCACTCCCTCTTGAGCGCCTCATCGTCCCTCCCCATCGCCTCCTTCAGCCTGGTGACGTCATAGCCCCTCTCCTCCAGCTCCGCTATCTTCGTCTGGAGCTCCGCCCTCCACCTCCGGCTCTCCTCAGCCCTCTTCTCCCTCTCCCTCCTGAGCCTCTGCACCTTCAGCTGGAGGCGGACAAGCTTCTCCTCTCCGGCGTGTAGGCGCTCCGGATTGAGGAGCATCTTGCGCACCAGCCCTATCTCACCCTCGAACTCCTTCTCCTTTATCTGATTCAGCTCCTCAAGAAGCTCCTTTGCTCTCGCTATGGCTCTTTCGTACTCCTCAATAGTCTTCAGAAGCGTCTGCGTGTCGGTGGCGTTTATCCGGGCCTCATCAAGGGGGAGCTGAAAGCCCTCAGAGCTCCAGGCTCGGACCTTTTCCAGAGCCCTTTCCATCACCCGCCTCTCTCTCTCGCTCTTGAGCTGCTGCTCCCTCCTGTGCTTCTCTATCTTCAGCCTGAGGCGGAGCAGAGCCTCCTCTGCCTCCTGTGCCCTTGTGGGGGCGTGGAGGAGTGCCTCAACCTCAGACCTCTCGGCATCGAAGCCTGAGGTCTCGAGGGCGGAGAGCTCTTCCTCGCATACCTTTAGCCGCCCTATGCCCTCCTCGATCTGCCTTGCCGCCCTCTCTGCAAGCTCCAGGTCTCCCCCGAGCGCCTCCTGGAGAGACGAGACCTCGTAGCCCTCCGCCCTCCATCTCTCCATGCGAGACCTCAGCTCGCCCCTCCGCCTTTCCTCTTCCCTTTTTCTCCGCTCGGCCTCCTTCCTCCTCTTCTCCGTCTGGACCTGGAGCTCCATCAGCGCGCTCTCCGCCTCCGCCGCCAGCCAAGGGTTCCGGAGCATCCTCCTGACCCTCTCCGCCTGCTCACCGCCTATCATGCCCTCCAGCCCCCGGAACTCCTCCTGAAGCTCCCTAAGCTTCTCGATTCCCCTCTCAGCGGTCTCGACCGCGTGGCGGGCCTCAGGCGCCCCGGAATCGAGAAGGGAGGTGAGGCGGTCCACCTCGAACCCCTCCGACCTCCAACTGGCGACCTTTCTCCTCAGCTCCTCGACGCTCTGCGCTCCTTGCAGCTCCCTTTCCGGCATAGGCACAACCTACTCTCTTTGCTTATTGGCTTTCTTGACAGCTCCACCGCCGTGCTCGCTCCCCTCCCCCCCACTCCCCTTGAGCGACCTTTTTATCCCCTTCCACGTCGCTTCAAGGCCTTTAATCTTCTTTTGCTTTTCGAACTCCTCAAGAGCCTTCCGCAGCTCCGCAACACCCAGCGCCATCGCGCGCTCAAGGGCCGAGACGTCCTCCCCGCTCTCCTTGAGTGCGGCGACCCTCGCGGCGAGCTCCCTCATCTCAGCACTCCTGGCCTCCAGCGTCGCCTCGGCCCTCTGCCTGAACTCCCTGAACGCCTTCTCGGCCTGCGGGAGCTTGAGAGGGTCCTGGAGGAGCCTCTCCACGGTCTCCGCCCCCGGAACGTCCTCGATTCCTCTTGTCAGGAGCTCGTGGAACTCCATGCGGAGCTCCTCGGTCCTGAACAGAGCGTTCTCGAAGTCCGCGAATCTGGCCTCGGCCGACTTCAGGTCTCCGGCGAGGGCCGCGCGAAGGGCGTCGACGTTGTAGCCGAAAGCGGACCACTCCGCAAGCCTCTCCTCGAGCCGCTTCCGGACTGCCGCTGCCCTCTCGGCCTCCAGCCTCCGCGCCTCATCCAGCTCCCTCCTCCTGGCGGCTTCCTTCCTCTCTCTCTCGAGCCTCTCTCGGAGGCCCCTAATCCCCTCTTCTATTTCTTTTATTTTATCGACATCGTTAAGCTTCGACTTCAATGAGAGAACCTCAGCCTCGAGACCCGCTGCGTCGAGCGCATCGAGCTCCTTCTCGAGCTCCCCAAGCCTCCTCACATCCGCCTCGAACCTCTCGAACTCTGCTGGCGCCTCTTCGATAGGGCCCTCGAGCGCCCTCTCCAGCCGTTTCACAACGAGACCCTTCGCCGCCCAAGCCAGGAGCCTCTCCCCCAGCTCGGCTCTGAGTCTTCGCCGGACCGAGCGGCGCTCGGCCCTCTCCCTTCTCCTCTGCTCCGCGGCGCTCATTAGCTTCTCGGCGCGCTCGTGGAGCTTCTCGATACCATCAAGGCTCGAGACCCGCTGCCTGAGCTCCGAGGCCTCGCTCTCGTGGCCCAGCGCTTCGAGGAGCTCTAGCCGGGCCTTTAGATGCTCTGCGGCCGCGACCCTAAGCTTGAAGAGAATCAGCTCTTGCGACGCCCTGTCCAGGTCGCCCTCAAGGTTTTTCTCTAGGTGCTCAGTGGAATAGCCCTTCTGCTTCCATTCCCTGATGGCCGCGCGCATCGCGGCCCTTCTCTCCTCCTCCTTCTTCCTTCGGCTTATCTCGAGCTTGAGGGCCTCGTGCAGGCTGCGGACCTGCGCGACCTTGTCGGGGTCGTTGAGCATGCTCCTGATGTAATTGAGATCCCTCTCGTGGCCCCTCGTGTCCAGAACCTCGAGCGCTGAGGCCAGCTTCGAGAGCTGCTCGATGTCCTTGTCCAGGCGCTCGACCTCGGCCCTCAGGCTCTCCGGGTCAGCCCTGAGAGCGCTCTCGAGCCTCCTGAGCTGATAGCCCGACTGGATCCATTCAGCGAGCTTTTTGTGGAGCTCCAGCTCCCGCTCGAGCTCCCTGCCCTTCTCCCTCCCCCGGGCGAGGGCTTCCTCTTCGAAGTCGAGCCTGAGCTCCAGAATTCTCTTCTCGAGCTCGGGCAGCTTCGAGAAGTCCCTCATCTCTTGCTGAATTCTGGCGGCCTCGGCGGCGTGCTTCCCGTGCAGGAGGGGCTCGAGCAGCGCCAGCAGCTCGTCGTGGAGCTGGAGGTCGAGCCTGAACTTGATAATCGCACGCCTGAGCGAGGGCAGGTCCCCGCCAAGCGCGGCCTCGAGCTCCGATGTTTGGAGCCCGCTCCTCTTCCACTCCTCCACCTGCCTCCTGTAGCCCTCCCTCTCCCTCTCCTCTGCCCTCGCCCTCTCGACCCCGTGCCTCAGCCTCAGCAGGTCTCTCCTGCACTCCTCGAGGCGGCGCGGGTCTCTCATCCGCTCCCTTAGCTCTCGGGCCTCCCTCTCGAAACCCTTCACATCCATCCCCTCGAGCTGGGCGATGAAGCCGCCCATCACCTCCGCGTTCGCCTCGAGGGACTGCAGCTCGCGCTCGGCGAAGCGCAGGTCCTTGTCCATGAGGCCTTCGATGCCCTCGACCAGAAAACCCCTAGCCCTCAGCGCCTCTACCCTCTCCGTCAGTGCCCTCCTCTCGCGGGCCACCCTCGAGTGGAGGCGGAGGTGCTCCTTGAACCTGGCGACCTCCTCCTCGGCCTCTCTCACGCGATGAACGTCGGTGAGCTTTGCCTCCAGGGCAGCCACCTCTTCAGGAAAATCGGACGCGCCGGGTGCGGAGAGCTCCTCCCTGAGCTCGATGAGCCTCCGAGCCCCTTCCTCGAACTCCCGGAAGGCGGCCTCAGCTTCCTCCAAGCCGCCCTCCAGCGCCCTCTCGAGCTCATGGACGTCGATTCCGTGGGAGTGCCACCAGAACATCTTTTCGGAGAGCGCTGCCCGCCTCCTCTGCTCCTCCTCCTTCCTCGCCCTCTCCTCCTCGCGCACGAGCTCGAGTTCTTCCCTCATATCTTTCAGGGAACTCTCGAGCTCGGGAATTCGCTCGACGTCCTTCAGGAGAGGCTTGAGCGCCGCCCTTTTCTTCTCCAGCGCCGGGACATTGATTGCGGCTAGCTCCTCGCCGAGCTCCCTGAGCCTCTGGAGCTGGACCCTGAAGAGCACGAAGGCCCGGCGGGCCTCCTCAATGTCTCCCTCGAGAGCCCTCTCGAGCGGCGCGACGTTATAGCCCTCGGCTCTCCACCTCTCAATCGCTTCCCGGAACTCTTTCCTCCTCTCCTCGTCACCGGGGGCGGGAGTGGGGCCGGTCTCCCTCCCAAGAGCTGGCGCGGCCGCCCCAGCACCTGCCACCCCAACCGCTCCCGCTCCTTCCCCTCCCATCGGCGGCGCCTTCCCCTCCCGCGCCTCCGCCCCCTCCGCAGCACCCTGAATCTGTAACTCACCATGGCCTTCCCTCTCCGCTCCCCCCACTTCCGCGCCCCCTGCAACACCGCCGGCAGCCGCCTCCTCCCCTCCCCCCTCCTCCATTTGGATTTCAATTATCTCCTCCTCCCCCCCGGCTACTTCCGCCCCTCCCGGCCCGCAAGACTCCGGGCTCAACCCAGCCCCAGTCCTCGCGCCCTCACCCCCCCTCTCCACGGCCGAGGCCTTCGTCGTAGTGACGCCGGCCTCCCGGGCTTCTGCATCGCGGGCTCTAGCCTCCTTCAGCGCCTGGAACTTCTGTCGGAGCCTTTTCATGGCCTCCTCGACCTCCGGAAGAAGCTCCGGGTTCCTCGCCATGTCCTGAATTCTCGCAGCCTCGACCTCCACCCCGGTCAAGTCCATGATTCTCAGGTCGCTCCTGACGTCCTGGAGCGCCTCAACCGCCCTTTTATATCGCTCCCACACTTCCTTAGCTCTCGCGGGCGGGCCCCTGAGTGCCTCCTCAAGCGCGTCCACGATATAGCCCTGGGACCGCCAAGCCGCGGCATCGCTCCTGATTTTCTCCAGGAGCTCCGGCTCTGTCATCTCCTCCGCAGGCAGAGGCCGCTCGCTCTCCACCACAAGCGCCGCGCCCTCGGGCCTCAGAACTTTCAGCTTCCCCCTCAGGAGCGGGCCCCTGACCCGGACCGTCACCCTCCCGCCCTCTGCCTCCTGAATCTCTACGCTCGAGTTGAAGCTCAGCCGAATCGCTGCTTTCTCCGGGTCCCTCTCTTCTTCCATGAGGAAGAGCGCTGTCATCGCCCTTTTTCTGAATTTGAGGATGGTCACGGCGACGAAGTTGAAAACCGTCTCTATCGCGACCGTGGCGAGGGCTCTCGGGAGAATGTCCACGAAAGCTCGCGGGGAGCCGCCCTGCGGCAGCTCCTGCAGCGCCATGTTGATGGCGGCCCCGACATGCGGGAGCTCCATCGGGAGCCTCTTCACCGAGCCCTCGTCCTCCAGGTCTTCGATGCGCCTCTCCCTGAATGTGTGCCAATCCAGAATCTGCAGGAGCCCGAGCTCCTCGGACCTTGCGGTGTCCAGCCCCTCGACCATCATCAGCCGCCTGAACTCCTCAGGCGGGCGGGCGAGCACAACGAGCGCCGCTTCGCCTCTCTCGAGACCCTCCTTTATGAATCTGAGGCACATCCTCTCCTTGAGCTGGCCTTGCCCCTCGACGAGAATGGAAGAGCCCCTCGGGAGCCGCTCCCCCAGCCACTCGACCGCTCCCGTGAACCGGGACGCGAGCTCGTCGGCCCCGGCCGCGACCTCGCCCGTCTCCTGGCCCTCCCCGGCCTCCGTCGCCCCGGCCTCCCCCTTCGCGCCGGCTCCCTCTTCCGCTCTGCCCACGGGGAGCGAGACCGCCGCGCCCTCGCCACCCTCCCCGGCCGCCTCCCCGGGCTCTCTCTCGAGGTGGAGCTTAGGCAGGAAGCGGTTCAAGCCGAGCACCCCGCCGGGCATGACCTCCTCGAGGTACCTACGCACCGGTCCCCGGAGCCTCTCCGCCGCCGCCGAGGGCCCGGTGAACATGTCCAGAATCCAGTAGATCGCGCCGAGAATCACGCACACCGCCGCCAGACCGGTGTCGCCCTCTGGAAATCCGTCGGCGAGCGAAACCTTCCCCTCGCTGATGCTCACCATCGAGAGGGCTGGGTACTTTTCCGCTAGGCGGTCGAGATGACCCTTGAGCCTCCTTGTGCTGACGAGGTCGATGTTGGCCTCCACGACCCTCTGGAGGAGACCCTCCCAGACACGAGCCCTCTCACTCATTGATGCAGCTCCGCGGCCTGACGACCACTCCGCCCGTGTTTAGATATGCAACAAAGTAGTTTAAAGGTTGTGCGGGGGCGGACCCGAAGAATAGATATCCCTATAGGCCGATTAGTGCTCGCATGGACTTCGGCATCGTCGCGAAGCCGGGCCTCCTCAGAGCCATCGAGGCCTCGAGAAGAGTGCTCAACTTCCTGAGGGGGCGCAGGGGGGTGGGCAGGGTTCAGGTCGAGGCCTCGCTGGCGCGCGGGCTGAGAACGGAGGGCGTGCCGCTCCAAAGAATGAGGGCGGATGTTATCGTCACAATTGGCGGGGACGGAACCGTTCTCAAGGCGCTTCAGGAGGCTAGGGGGAGGGTTTTCGCGGTCAACGCAGGCGTACTCGGGTTCCTCACGGAGGTCCCGATTGATGGTGTCATACCGGGCCTGAAAAGAATTCTGAGGGGCGAGTACATCGTCGAGAGGAGGCTCCGGCTGAGGACCGACCTCGACGGCAGGAGGCTCCCCGACTCGACCAACGAGGCCGTGGTCCACACCTCTGCGACCTCGAAGATGAGGCACTACAGAATCTTCCTCTCGGACCAGCTCGTCGACGACGTGCGCGCGGACGGCGTCATCGTCGCCACGCCGACCGGCTCGACATGCTACGCAATGAGCGCTGGCGGCCCGATTCTCGACCCCTCGGTCGCCGCGTTCGTAATAGTGCCACTCGCTCCCTTCAAGCTCTCCTCTCGCGCCTTCGTCGTTCCCTCAGACAGGCGAATCTCTGTAGCCCTGATGGACGACAAACCCTCGACCCTAGTGCTCGACGGCCAACACGAGACCCCCCTCCCGCCCGGCTCGAGGGTCGAGTTCTCCGCTTCGGAGAGCCCTGCCGAGTTCATCCGTTTTGCCCCGGACTTCTACG
Coding sequences within it:
- a CDS encoding ATPase domain-containing protein, which codes for MSERARVWEGLLQRVVEANIDLVSTRRLKGHLDRLAEKYPALSMVSISEGKVSLADGFPEGDTGLAAVCVILGAIYWILDMFTGPSAAAERLRGPVRRYLEEVMPGGVLGLNRFLPKLHLEREPGEAAGEGGEGAAVSLPVGRAEEGAGAKGEAGATEAGEGQETGEVAAGADELASRFTGAVEWLGERLPRGSSILVEGQGQLKERMCLRFIKEGLERGEAALVVLARPPEEFRRLMMVEGLDTARSEELGLLQILDWHTFRERRIEDLEDEGSVKRLPMELPHVGAAINMALQELPQGGSPRAFVDILPRALATVAIETVFNFVAVTILKFRKRAMTALFLMEEERDPEKAAIRLSFNSSVEIQEAEGGRVTVRVRGPLLRGKLKVLRPEGAALVVESERPLPAEEMTEPELLEKIRSDAAAWRSQGYIVDALEEALRGPPARAKEVWERYKRAVEALQDVRSDLRIMDLTGVEVEAARIQDMARNPELLPEVEEAMKRLRQKFQALKEARARDAEAREAGVTTTKASAVERGGEGARTGAGLSPESCGPGGAEVAGGEEEIIEIQMEEGGGEEAAAGGVAGGAEVGGAEREGHGELQIQGAAEGAEAREGKAPPMGGEGAGAVGVAGAGAAAPALGRETGPTPAPGDEERRKEFREAIERWRAEGYNVAPLERALEGDIEEARRAFVLFRVQLQRLRELGEELAAINVPALEKKRAALKPLLKDVERIPELESSLKDMREELELVREEERARKEEEQRRRAALSEKMFWWHSHGIDVHELERALEGGLEEAEAAFREFEEGARRLIELREELSAPGASDFPEEVAALEAKLTDVHRVREAEEEVARFKEHLRLHSRVARERRALTERVEALRARGFLVEGIEGLMDKDLRFAERELQSLEANAEVMGGFIAQLEGMDVKGFEREARELRERMRDPRRLEECRRDLLRLRHGVERARAEEREREGYRRQVEEWKRSGLQTSELEAALGGDLPSLRRAIIKFRLDLQLHDELLALLEPLLHGKHAAEAARIQQEMRDFSKLPELEKRILELRLDFEEEALARGREKGRELERELELHKKLAEWIQSGYQLRRLESALRADPESLRAEVERLDKDIEQLSKLASALEVLDTRGHERDLNYIRSMLNDPDKVAQVRSLHEALKLEISRRKKEEERRAAMRAAIREWKQKGYSTEHLEKNLEGDLDRASQELILFKLRVAAAEHLKARLELLEALGHESEASELRQRVSSLDGIEKLHERAEKLMSAAEQRRRERAERRSVRRRLRAELGERLLAWAAKGLVVKRLERALEGPIEEAPAEFERFEADVRRLGELEKELDALDAAGLEAEVLSLKSKLNDVDKIKEIEEGIRGLRERLERERKEAARRRELDEARRLEAERAAAVRKRLEERLAEWSAFGYNVDALRAALAGDLKSAEARFADFENALFRTEELRMEFHELLTRGIEDVPGAETVERLLQDPLKLPQAEKAFREFRQRAEATLEARSAEMRELAARVAALKESGEDVSALERAMALGVAELRKALEEFEKQKKIKGLEATWKGIKRSLKGSGGEGSEHGGGAVKKANKQRE
- a CDS encoding NAD(+)/NADH kinase, coding for MDFGIVAKPGLLRAIEASRRVLNFLRGRRGVGRVQVEASLARGLRTEGVPLQRMRADVIVTIGGDGTVLKALQEARGRVFAVNAGVLGFLTEVPIDGVIPGLKRILRGEYIVERRLRLRTDLDGRRLPDSTNEAVVHTSATSKMRHYRIFLSDQLVDDVRADGVIVATPTGSTCYAMSAGGPILDPSVAAFVIVPLAPFKLSSRAFVVPSDRRISVALMDDKPSTLVLDGQHETPLPPGSRVEFSASESPAEFIRFAPDFYARLREKLSHDPCIER